cgaggggaggagcagatcggtcgtagaatgcaggctaacctggtgtcgtcggcgtgtgtgtgtgggtgtctCGAGGTGTGGTGGAGGGTAGCTGGGTGTATCGGTGTGTGTGTCGGTGactctccctctttctttctctctctctctctctctctctctttcgctcttaGGTTTGGTCTACGCCGGTGTGGCTGCTGCTACTGCCGTGCTCGTACTGAATCTCgcgctcggctctgccgagcgtcgggggGCTTCGATGATGTTCGGgtctttcccgacgggacagggctcacccgttcggctcttccccgcgggtttggggtttgttgtaacttgcactctaggtgcaacgtcacaactcccccctccccacgCGGGGCGAGGCCTATAGGGTGAGCCGGTTTCGGTGACGGATTTTGTGGTCCTTTCGTCTGTGTATTCtccttttgttatttttgttgtttctgtGTTGTCTGCTCCGATCTGTCGGGGTTAAGGGATGGAGGTTGGGTTGTATTTGCGGGGTGTGTGTTTGGTGTGGGTTGTGGGTCGTCTTATATCTACTTATTCTACTTAGTCTCGTGTGTCTTAATCaaaatcatgtttttttttttctcttatataAACTTGTTCtattcttatattattttgtacttgaattttcggttTTGGTACGGTGGCTCTCGTCGGTGTGGGTCTTGGTGAGTTTTTGCGGTGTTCTTTGTACCTCGTGGCTCGTGGTTTCTTCtcccttctcttctctctttttggGTTGTGTTCTGTTTCTTTGGCCTCCGTCTGTCGTTATTCGTCCGTCGGTTTGGTGTTGTTAGTGTATAGTTAGTATATAGTTTGTCTAGTGTTTCctgttttgttcttttttctgtttccgtattgattttcgttttttgtatcGTTTTGAGTCCCGTGTGGTGTGTGTGGCTGGTTGGGGTGTTTGTGTATGTTCGACTGTGTCCGTGAGTGAGGTGGTGTCGGTGTTACTGTCTGTGTCGTTGTCCGTCGTTTGTGTTTGTAGCGTGCTTGTGTGTGTGGTTTCGATGTGTATAACTGTCTCTGCGGTGGAGGTGGTAGAATCTGTGTCGCTGTCGTTGTCTGGTGTGTTGGGGGGTTGTGTTTTGTGTGGTGCTGTTTGATGTGTGGTGTGTGGTTGGTGTGTTGAGGTGCTGGCTTCTGTTTCGTCAGTGTTTGTGCGTTCGTGTGCCCGTCTGGTCATGTATCTTTCTTTTTGTGCTCGTAATTCGTCGTCTAGGGTGCTTGCTGGTTCTAAACTTGCAATTATGGCTATTATCTCGGGGTGTGGTCCTGTGTGTTGTTTGCATGTTTGTTTTGTCTGTGTCGATTCTGTGTGTCTGTCTATGTTAGCGAGTGTCTGTAAGATCCTGTCCTCTGTCGTCTGTGGTGGTCTCGCGAATCTGGTGCGTGCCCATTGGGGGGTTGGTGCGGGGGGTGGTGTGTACCGTGGTGTTGGTGTGGGTGTGGGACGTGTGGTTGTATGGGGTGTTTGTTTCTTGGTGGGTGGGTGTGTAGTCGTGTGTGTGGCCGTGGTTCGTGTGGTGTGGGTAACTGTTGGTGGGTGTGTGATAATTTGTGGTGGGTGTGGTGTGTCTGTGTTAGTTTGTGTGCAGGTTTGTATGTGTTCTGTGTATTTGGTGCCCCGGACCAGTCCGTTGCATTTCGGGCATTGCCTTGGTCCGGAGGGTGTAATTGTGTGTGTGGTCATCGttgtgtgtgtttgtgagTGTCTCTGTGTGGCTGTGGGTGCAGTGGTTGTTAAGTGTGTTGTCGTCGTGGTGGTCTGTATTACCTTTCTGTATGTGGGGGGTGTCGGTAGTAGGGTTCGTCGGGTCTCCGTCTGGTGTATGCCGTCGCGTCCGTATTTGTGTGGGTGTGGGGCCTGTCCTGGTGTTTGTAATAGTGGTGTTTTTTCTGTTTgtgtcgtcgttgtcgtcggtCTCGTCAGTCGCAGCGTCATCAGGGCCGGTATTTTTGTTTGCTGATTTTCCATGTTGTGTTTCTGTGGAGTGAATGCACATGTTAGTTTATTTTCGGGGCGTGTTATTGGGCGTGGTTGTTTTGTTGCTTATttgattatgtatataattttaggtCTTCTATGTGACATTTTTCTATATGTTTACTGCTCTCAGTTGTTAATTCGTATATTGTGGGTGAGACTTTTCTAGTGATTGTGTATGggcctatgaattttttacttaacTTAGCTGTCGTTCGTTCTGGTCCGGATGAGAGTGTATGGTTCTTTTTCAGTACTCTGTCTCCTTCCTTGAATTGAATGTCTCGTCTTCGTAGGTTGTAGTAGTGTGcttgtttttcgtttgcttCTATTAAGTGCCTCTGTACTTCGTCTCTAAGTATTTGTAGTCGTCTCAAGTGGTCTGTCCATCTGTCTGTGTCTTGTAATTCTACTTCGTTGTCGTTCTCTAACTGATTTCTTAGACATTGTGTGGGATTTAATTCCCTTCCTAGGTTTAAAAAGGCTGGTGTGTGTTTAGTTgatgtgtgtgtacatgtattgATTGCGAATTGTAAGTCTTGTAAGTGTATGTCCCATTCTGTGTGGTCGTTGTTTACGTAGGCTTGGATCATTGTTTTAGCGGTTCTGTTGACTCGCTCTACGGGGTTGGCTTGTGCGTGGTATGGGGGGATTGTTGCGTGTCttatgttgaatttttgtgttAGTTCGCGTATGAGTTTGTTTATGTATGGTGTGCCGTTGTCTGTCAGTAGTATGCGTGGTGTACCCCATCGTGATATTACGTGTGAGTGGAATGTCTGTTCTACTGTTTTGGCGTTTGCTTTGCGTGTGGGTATGATTTCCACCCATTTAGTGTATAGGTCTTCGAACACTATGATGTAttggtttcctttttttgatcGTGGGAGTGGGCCCATGATGTCGGAGGCTACTACTGTCCACGGTTCTTCGATAATTCTCATGCCCATTAGTCCTGCCGGTCGCGCttgtattgtttttgttctttggcatgtgtcacatttttttatgtagtTTACTGTGTCTCTGTACATCCCTGgccaataatatttttttgctactCGTTGGTATGTTTTTTCGATCCCTAAGTGTCCTGCTTGTGTTACGTCGTGGTTTTCGTGTAGTATGTGTGTTATTTTGTCTTTGGGTATGACTAGTTTCCATGGGTTTGTGTCTGGTAGGAGGTTTGAGTGTAGGGGGTTCGGGCGGTGGAAGTATAGTTGATTGTTTCTGATTCGCCACGACTCGTTTTTCTCTGGGCGTGTTTGTACTTGTGTTTTTTTGTATGTGTACCACTTGTCTGTCGTGTCTTCTATTGTGTCTATgtgttcttcgtcttcgtgtCGTCTTGAAAGTGCGTCTGGCACGTCGTGCATTGTACCTTTTCTGTGTGTAATGTCAAAGTCGTATTCTAATAGTTCTAGTGCCCATCGTGCAAGTCGGCCTGTGGGGTTTTTCAATTGTCTAAGCCACTTCAGTGCGTGGTGATCTGTAATGACTTTAAAATGGTAACCTTCCACGTAgggtctgaatttttttatggaCCAGAGTACCGCCAAACACTCTCTCTCAGTTGTTGAGTATTTACGTTCTGCCTCGCTTAGCGCACGGCTAGCGTAGGCTATGACATGCTCTTCGTCATCGAGAGATTGTGTTAGTACGGCACCTATCCCTGTTCCGCTAGCGTCTGTTTGTAGTGTGAATGTTTGTGTGTAGTCTGGGCATGCGAGTGTGGGTGGTGATGTGAGTGCGTGTTTGATTGTGTTCATTGCGTTTTCTTGTACTTCCCCCCAGTGCCATTTCTGATCTTTTTTCAGTAGTCGTGTTAGTGGTTCTGTAATGTGTGCGAAGTTAGGTATGAAGCGTCTGTACCATGATGCCATGCCAATTAGTCTCcgtaattgttttattgtttttgggCTTGGGTAGTTTTCTATGGGTTGTGTTTTGTCGGGGTCTATGTGTAGTCCGTGTCTGTCTACTATGTATCCGAGATATTTTACTTGTGCGCATCCGAACTCGCACTTCTCTGGGTTTATTGTCAGTCCTGCGTCTGTAATTCTTTTTAGTATTTGCTCTAGTCTTTGTAAGTGTTCGTCGAATGTttgtgttactattattatgtcGTCTAGGTATGCGAATGCATATGGTTCGCATTCTGGGCCTATGAGTCTGTCTAGTAGTCTTTGGAATGTCGCTGGTGCGCCTGTCAGTCCGAATGGCattcttttaaattgaaataagccCATTCCCGGGACTGTAAAGGCTGTTATGTGTTTGCTGTCTTTGTCGAGTGGTATTTGGAAGTATGCTTGGCTTAAgtcgatttttgatatgtaCTGTGCTGTTCGTAGTTTGTCTAATATTGCTGTCATGTATGGTAGTGGGTATGCGTCTTTTTTTGATACTGAGTTAACCTTCCTAAAGTCTAGACAGAAGCGATATGTGTTATTTGGTTTTCTTATCATGACAATTGGGCTCGACCATTCGCTTTCTGATGGTTCTATCACGTCTTCTCTCAGCATTTTGTGTATTTCTGTGTGGATGGCTTCTCTAA
This is a stretch of genomic DNA from Neodiprion fabricii isolate iyNeoFabr1 chromosome 2, iyNeoFabr1.1, whole genome shotgun sequence. It encodes these proteins:
- the LOC124174768 gene encoding mucin-2-like produces the protein MTTHTITPSGPRQCPKCNGLVRGTKYTEHIQTCTQTNTDTPHPPQIITHPPTVTHTTRTTATHTTTHPPTKKQTPHTTTRPTPTPTPRYTPPPAPTPQWARTRFARPPQTTEDRILQTLANIDRHTESTQTKQTCKQHTGPHPEIIAIIASLEPASTLDDELRAQKERYMTRRAHERTNTDETEASTSTHQPHTTHQTAPHKTQPPNTPDNDSDTDSTTSTAETVIHIETTHTSTLQTQTTDNDTDSNTDTTSLTDTVEHTQTPQPATHTTRDSKRYKKRKSIRKQKKEQNRKH